A stretch of Pirellulales bacterium DNA encodes these proteins:
- a CDS encoding sigma-54-dependent Fis family transcriptional regulator, producing MIQGSLLVVDDDRHIRESMTEWLASHGLEVEAVPGSGDALEQLSRRAYDLLLVDVRLKDGDGFSLLEQVRRNRPESQVVLMTGYGEPEQAVEAMRAGAIDYLTKPLIGEELLMSLEKALAQRQVIEENTQLRRELDKRTGLDHVVGTHPRMERLFEVIDSVADTRATVLVTGESGTGKSMIARAIHRRSSRAGKPFIEVACGALPENLLESELFGHVVGAFTGATTDKIGKFKQADGGTIFLDEIGTASPAMQVKLLRVLQELQFEQVGGNKTFKVDVRVILATNEDLAQAVAEGKFRQDLYYRVNVINLELPPLRERRSDVAPLAQRFLEQLLEDTSRKVVGFSDEALAALESYQWPGNIRELQNVVERAVLLGKGELIMPGDLPREIAGAATFRPQRVGHRTLKEALEEPERAIILEVLEAHAWNRNATADALGVNRTTLYKKMKRLGLEDREEAGR from the coding sequence ATGATCCAGGGATCCTTGCTCGTCGTCGACGACGATCGTCACATTCGCGAATCGATGACCGAGTGGCTCGCCAGCCACGGGCTCGAGGTCGAGGCCGTCCCCGGCTCCGGCGATGCGCTCGAACAACTCAGCCGCCGGGCCTACGACCTGTTGCTCGTCGACGTGCGGCTCAAGGACGGCGACGGGTTCAGCCTGCTCGAACAGGTTCGCCGCAACCGTCCCGAGAGTCAGGTCGTGCTGATGACCGGCTACGGCGAGCCGGAGCAGGCCGTCGAAGCGATGCGGGCCGGCGCCATCGACTACCTCACCAAGCCGCTCATCGGCGAAGAACTGCTGATGAGCCTCGAAAAGGCCCTCGCTCAGCGGCAGGTGATCGAGGAGAACACTCAGCTCCGCCGCGAGCTTGACAAGCGCACCGGGCTCGACCACGTCGTCGGGACCCACCCCCGGATGGAGCGACTGTTCGAGGTCATCGACAGCGTCGCCGACACCCGGGCCACCGTGCTCGTGACCGGCGAAAGCGGCACCGGCAAGAGCATGATCGCCCGGGCGATCCATCGCCGCAGCAGTCGCGCCGGCAAGCCGTTCATCGAGGTCGCCTGCGGGGCGCTCCCGGAGAATCTGCTGGAAAGCGAGTTGTTCGGCCATGTCGTCGGGGCGTTCACCGGCGCGACGACGGACAAGATCGGCAAGTTCAAGCAGGCGGACGGGGGGACGATCTTCCTCGACGAGATCGGCACGGCCAGCCCCGCGATGCAGGTGAAACTGCTCCGCGTGCTGCAGGAGCTGCAATTCGAGCAGGTCGGCGGCAACAAGACCTTTAAGGTCGACGTGCGGGTCATCCTCGCCACGAACGAGGACCTCGCTCAAGCGGTCGCCGAGGGGAAGTTTCGGCAGGATCTGTACTACCGCGTCAACGTGATTAACCTGGAACTGCCCCCTCTGCGGGAACGGCGGAGCGACGTGGCGCCGCTGGCTCAGCGGTTTCTGGAACAGTTGCTCGAGGACACGAGCCGCAAGGTCGTCGGCTTCAGCGACGAGGCTCTCGCCGCGCTGGAATCCTACCAGTGGCCCGGCAACATCCGCGAACTGCAGAACGTCGTCGAGCGGGCCGTCCTGCTGGGCAAGGGCGAGTTGATCATGCCCGGCGACTTGCCGCGCGAGATTGCCGGGGCCGCGACCTTTCGGCCGCAGCGAGTCGGTCACCGGACGCTCAAGGAGGCCCTTGAGGAGCCGGAGCGAGCGATCATTCTCGAGGTGCTCGAGGCCCACGCGTGGAACCGCAACGCCACGGCCGACGCCCTGGGGGTGAACCGCACGACGCTGTACAAGAAGATGAAGCGGCTGGGCCTGGAAGACCGCGAGGAAGCGGGCCGCTAG
- a CDS encoding translation elongation factor EF-P has protein sequence MLAKDLKPGSIFKQNDAPYIIETVQVQSPSARGGSTLYKFRARHLVTKQKTDLVCKGTDNLADADFAKRVVSLMYQDAESVHFLDVENYEQYSIAAADVADEMGYVTEGLEGLYALIYEGECVGLQVPAAVALEIVECDPGIKGNSATSRTKPAKLSTGRIVQVPEYLKQGEVIKVDTRTGDFLSRA, from the coding sequence ATGCTCGCCAAAGACCTTAAGCCCGGTTCGATCTTCAAACAAAACGACGCCCCGTACATTATCGAGACCGTCCAGGTGCAGTCTCCCTCGGCCCGCGGCGGCAGCACGCTGTACAAGTTCCGCGCCCGGCACTTGGTGACCAAGCAGAAGACGGACCTCGTCTGCAAGGGAACCGACAACCTGGCGGACGCCGACTTTGCAAAGCGGGTCGTGTCGCTGATGTATCAGGACGCCGAAAGCGTCCATTTTCTCGACGTCGAGAATTACGAGCAGTACAGCATCGCCGCGGCCGACGTTGCCGACGAAATGGGGTACGTCACCGAGGGACTCGAGGGGTTGTACGCCCTGATCTACGAAGGAGAGTGCGTGGGGCTGCAAGTCCCCGCCGCCGTGGCGTTGGAGATTGTCGAGTGCGACCCCGGCATCAAGGGGAACAGCGCCACCAGCCGCACCAAGCCCGCCAAGCTGTCGACGGGTCGCATCGTGCAGGTGCCCGAGTACCTGAAGCAAGGCGAAGTGATTAAAGTCGATACCCGCACGGGCGATTTTCTCAGCCGCGCGTAA
- the ettA gene encoding energy-dependent translational throttle protein EttA: MAQQYIYQISSLTKKIGQREILKDIWLAFYPGAKIGVLGRNGSGKSTLLKIMAGLDKDFEGEAKLTAGFTVGLLSQEPQLDPTKNVQENVEEAVAGTRALLKEFEEIGDKYAEVGDDPDAMEKLMNRQGLLQDKIDAANAWELDRQIEIAMEAMNLPPGDADVTKLSGGEKRRVALCQLLLQQPDLLLLDEPTNHLDAESVLWLERHLAEYHGTVVAVTHDRYFLDNVAQWILELEYGRGLPFEGNYSAWLEQKAKRLELEEKQKSARQKMLAKELEWVRSSPKARQSKSKARVQAYEKLAAEEYQDKSDELEIQIPPGKRLGTKVIQAVNLSKSYGDRVIFENVNFSLPPGGIVGIIGPNGAGKTTLLRMLMGQEQPDSGELVIGETVELGYVDQSRDDLAADNTVWQEISGGLDNLEMGGRVMNSRAYVSRFNFTGPDQQKKVGVLSGGERNRVHLAKLLRRGTNVLLLDEPTNDLDVDTLRSLEEAVANFVGCAVVVSHDRWFLDRLATHILAFEGDGYVHWCEGNFQTYETQRHERLGTAADEPHRFRYKKLQQS; the protein is encoded by the coding sequence ATGGCCCAGCAGTACATTTACCAAATTTCCAGCCTCACCAAGAAGATCGGCCAGCGCGAGATCCTCAAGGACATTTGGCTGGCGTTCTACCCCGGCGCCAAGATCGGCGTGCTGGGGCGCAACGGCAGCGGAAAGAGCACGCTGCTGAAGATCATGGCGGGGCTCGACAAGGACTTCGAGGGGGAGGCTAAACTTACCGCTGGGTTCACCGTGGGGCTCCTGTCGCAGGAGCCGCAACTCGATCCGACGAAGAACGTTCAGGAGAACGTCGAGGAAGCCGTCGCCGGGACGCGGGCGCTGCTCAAGGAATTCGAGGAGATCGGCGACAAGTACGCCGAGGTCGGCGACGACCCCGACGCGATGGAAAAGCTGATGAACCGGCAGGGGCTGCTGCAGGACAAGATCGACGCGGCCAACGCTTGGGAACTCGATCGGCAAATTGAAATCGCGATGGAAGCGATGAACCTCCCCCCCGGGGACGCCGACGTCACTAAGCTTTCCGGCGGCGAGAAGCGGCGGGTCGCCCTCTGCCAACTCCTGCTGCAGCAGCCCGATCTGTTGCTCCTCGACGAACCGACCAACCACCTCGACGCCGAGAGCGTCCTGTGGCTCGAACGCCACTTGGCCGAGTACCACGGCACGGTCGTCGCCGTGACGCACGATCGGTACTTCCTCGACAATGTGGCCCAGTGGATTCTGGAGCTCGAGTACGGTCGCGGCTTGCCGTTCGAGGGGAATTACTCGGCATGGCTGGAGCAAAAGGCGAAACGGCTCGAGTTGGAAGAGAAGCAGAAGAGCGCCCGGCAAAAGATGCTCGCCAAAGAGCTGGAGTGGGTCCGTTCGAGCCCCAAGGCTCGGCAGTCGAAGAGCAAGGCCCGCGTGCAGGCGTACGAGAAGCTGGCCGCTGAGGAATACCAGGACAAGTCGGACGAGCTCGAGATCCAAATCCCGCCGGGAAAACGCCTGGGAACCAAGGTCATTCAGGCGGTCAACCTGTCGAAGTCGTACGGCGATCGCGTGATCTTTGAGAACGTCAACTTCAGCTTGCCCCCGGGGGGGATCGTAGGGATCATCGGCCCCAACGGCGCCGGCAAGACGACCCTGCTGCGGATGCTGATGGGACAGGAACAACCCGACAGCGGCGAGCTGGTCATCGGCGAGACCGTGGAACTCGGCTACGTCGACCAATCGCGCGACGATTTGGCGGCCGACAACACGGTGTGGCAAGAGATCTCCGGCGGGCTCGACAACCTGGAGATGGGGGGGCGGGTGATGAACAGCCGGGCCTACGTCTCGCGGTTCAACTTCACCGGTCCCGACCAGCAGAAGAAGGTCGGCGTCCTGTCCGGCGGCGAGCGGAACCGCGTCCATCTTGCTAAGCTGCTGCGCCGCGGGACGAACGTGCTGTTGTTGGACGAACCCACCAACGACCTCGACGTCGACACGCTGCGGTCGCTGGAAGAGGCGGTCGCCAACTTCGTCGGGTGCGCGGTGGTGGTGAGCCACGACCGCTGGTTTCTCGACCGGTTGGCGACCCACATTCTGGCGTTCGAGGGGGACGGTTACGTCCACTGGTGCGAGGGGAACTTCCAAACCTACGAGACCCAACGCCACGAACGCCTGGGGACGGCCGCTGACGAACCGCACCGGTTCCGGTATAAGAAACTGCAGCAGAGTTAA
- a CDS encoding DUF456 domain-containing protein — MNPWLYYLLAGTLVVACTLAWLGNLFGAPGNWLVVGLAALFAWLATDASGRGLSWACVGWLAALALIGETMEFAAGATGAVKQGASRRSIVYSLVGGFGGSLAGAGVGVPIPVVGSLVGALIGGSLGAFAGAYYGETTLMRSHGESVAVGKAVFWGRLWGTVGKFIVGAAMLGVVAVDALMR, encoded by the coding sequence ATGAACCCTTGGCTTTACTACTTGCTTGCCGGAACGCTTGTCGTCGCCTGCACGCTTGCCTGGCTTGGCAACCTGTTCGGAGCGCCCGGCAACTGGCTCGTCGTCGGGTTGGCCGCCCTGTTCGCTTGGCTGGCGACGGACGCGTCGGGACGCGGATTGAGTTGGGCCTGCGTCGGCTGGCTCGCGGCGCTGGCCCTGATCGGCGAGACGATGGAATTCGCCGCCGGCGCGACCGGGGCCGTCAAACAAGGCGCAAGTCGGCGCTCCATCGTCTACTCGCTTGTCGGAGGCTTCGGCGGCAGTCTGGCGGGGGCGGGCGTCGGCGTCCCGATCCCCGTGGTCGGTTCGCTCGTCGGCGCCCTGATCGGCGGTTCCCTCGGGGCGTTCGCCGGGGCGTACTACGGCGAGACGACCCTCATGCGTTCCCATGGCGAGAGCGTCGCCGTGGGCAAAGCCGTCTTCTGGGGACGATTGTGGGGAACCGTCGGCAAGTTCATCGTCGGAGCCGCGATGCTGGGCGTCGTCGCAGTCGATGCACTGATGCGATGA
- the guaA gene encoding glutamine-hydrolyzing GMP synthase, with protein sequence MTAPAGSPPPAPTAAASERVLVLDFGSQYAQLIARRVREQNVYCEIVRHDITAARIRELAPIGLILSGGPNSVYEPGAPQCDPGLFDLGVPVLGICYGMQLICQALGGSVQNAPAREYGRAECDVTAARDGLFADVSPQTQVWMSHGDQVAGIAEEFEPLARTATCPYAAIRHRSRPIFGLQFHPEVTHTPEGAKVLRNFLKTSCGAEGAWKLGDFAAETIERIRVRVGDDRVICGLSGGVDSSVVAALLYQAIGPQLSCILVDNGLLRLDEERLVVDEFTKHFKTDLHVVKAEEQFLGVLAGVVDPQEKRRRIGHTFIDCFAAEARKIEGAKYLAQGTLYPDVIESGAAPDGPADTIKLHHNVGGLPAELGFELIEPLRDLFKDEVRRLGLQLGLPEELVWRHPFPGPGLAVRCLGEVTKDKLETLRQADAIVVGEIKAAGLYRATSQAFAVLLPVQSVGVMGDSRTYDNALAVRCVNTDDFMTADWSHLPYDLLARISTRIINEVKGVNRVVYDISSKPPATIEWE encoded by the coding sequence ATGACCGCCCCGGCAGGCTCGCCCCCCCCTGCTCCGACGGCCGCCGCCTCCGAGCGGGTGCTCGTGCTCGATTTCGGCTCGCAGTACGCCCAGCTCATTGCCCGGCGGGTTCGCGAGCAAAACGTGTACTGCGAAATCGTCCGGCACGACATCACCGCGGCGCGCATCCGGGAGCTCGCCCCGATCGGGCTGATCCTGTCCGGCGGCCCCAACAGCGTTTACGAGCCCGGCGCCCCGCAGTGCGACCCGGGGTTGTTCGACCTGGGCGTGCCGGTGCTGGGGATTTGCTACGGCATGCAACTCATTTGCCAAGCGCTGGGGGGCAGCGTGCAGAACGCCCCGGCCCGCGAGTACGGCCGGGCCGAGTGTGACGTGACGGCCGCGCGCGACGGGCTGTTCGCCGACGTGAGCCCCCAGACCCAGGTCTGGATGAGTCACGGCGACCAAGTCGCGGGGATCGCCGAGGAGTTCGAACCGCTCGCCCGCACGGCGACCTGCCCCTACGCGGCGATCCGGCATCGCTCGCGACCGATTTTCGGACTGCAGTTTCATCCCGAAGTGACCCATACCCCCGAGGGAGCGAAGGTCCTGCGGAACTTCCTCAAGACCTCCTGCGGCGCGGAGGGGGCATGGAAGCTAGGGGACTTCGCCGCCGAAACGATTGAGCGAATCCGCGTGCGAGTCGGCGACGACCGGGTCATCTGCGGCCTGTCCGGCGGGGTCGACTCGTCGGTCGTCGCGGCGCTGTTGTACCAAGCGATCGGGCCGCAGCTGTCGTGCATCCTGGTCGACAACGGGTTGCTAAGGCTCGACGAAGAACGGCTCGTGGTCGACGAGTTCACGAAGCACTTCAAGACCGACCTGCACGTCGTCAAGGCCGAGGAGCAGTTCCTGGGCGTATTAGCCGGGGTCGTCGATCCGCAGGAAAAACGGCGCCGGATCGGGCACACGTTCATTGATTGCTTCGCGGCCGAGGCCCGCAAGATCGAGGGGGCCAAGTACCTTGCACAGGGAACGCTGTACCCCGACGTCATCGAGAGCGGCGCCGCTCCCGACGGGCCGGCCGACACGATCAAACTCCACCACAACGTCGGCGGGCTTCCGGCGGAGTTGGGGTTCGAGCTGATCGAGCCGCTGCGCGACCTGTTCAAGGACGAGGTGCGACGGCTGGGGTTGCAATTGGGGCTCCCCGAGGAGCTTGTGTGGCGTCACCCGTTCCCGGGCCCGGGGTTGGCGGTCCGCTGCTTGGGCGAAGTGACCAAGGACAAGCTCGAAACGCTGCGACAGGCCGACGCGATCGTCGTCGGCGAGATCAAGGCGGCCGGACTGTACCGAGCCACGTCGCAGGCGTTCGCGGTGCTGCTGCCCGTGCAAAGCGTCGGCGTAATGGGGGACAGCCGCACCTACGACAACGCCCTCGCCGTACGATGCGTGAACACCGACGACTTCATGACCGCCGACTGGAGCCACCTGCCGTACGACCTCTTGGCCCGCATCAGCACGCGGATCATCAACGAGGTGAAGGGGGTCAACCGCGTCGTGTACGACATCTCGAGCAAACCGCCTGCGACGATTGAGTGGGAGTAG
- the surE gene encoding 5'/3'-nucleotidase SurE, whose amino-acid sequence MQILLTNDDGIHAPGLAALERHLQFLGDVTVVAPLHEQSGVGHAITYLTPLMCREAFDGERRRGWAVEGSPADCVKLAVSELCPRRPELVVSGINSGQNAGINVLYSGTVAAAIEGAFFGITSIAVSLEYDEHARYDEAAALAAALIRQILQQKDQRPQLFNLNIPTAALDGPAEVVVAPMCVVPWGEQYETRRDPRGRNYYWATGKQPTPPEDEETDLSALREGKITLTPLAFDMTRRDVLATMRTWTLDPQAEGKSAPRPHATLR is encoded by the coding sequence GTGCAAATCCTGCTCACCAACGACGACGGCATCCACGCTCCGGGGCTCGCGGCCCTGGAACGGCACTTGCAATTCTTGGGCGACGTGACCGTGGTGGCCCCCCTGCACGAACAGAGCGGCGTCGGCCACGCAATCACCTACCTGACCCCGCTGATGTGTCGCGAGGCGTTCGACGGCGAGCGCCGCCGCGGCTGGGCGGTCGAGGGGAGCCCGGCCGACTGCGTCAAACTCGCGGTCTCCGAGCTTTGCCCTCGTCGACCCGAACTGGTGGTCAGCGGCATCAACAGCGGGCAAAACGCCGGGATCAACGTCCTGTACAGCGGCACGGTCGCCGCGGCGATCGAGGGAGCCTTTTTTGGAATCACGAGCATCGCGGTCTCGCTGGAATACGACGAGCACGCCCGATATGACGAGGCGGCCGCGCTGGCCGCAGCGCTCATCCGGCAAATCCTTCAGCAGAAGGACCAGAGGCCGCAGCTCTTCAACCTGAACATCCCCACGGCCGCCCTCGACGGGCCGGCCGAGGTGGTCGTCGCCCCGATGTGCGTCGTGCCGTGGGGCGAGCAATACGAAACCCGCCGCGACCCGCGCGGCCGCAACTACTACTGGGCGACCGGCAAGCAGCCGACCCCGCCCGAAGACGAGGAAACCGACTTGTCGGCGCTCCGCGAGGGGAAGATCACGCTCACCCCGCTGGCGTTCGACATGACCCGCCGCGACGTCCTGGCGACGATGCGCACCTGGACGCTGGACCCCCAAGCCGAGGGCAAGTCCGCTCCGCGTCCCCACGCGACGCTGCGGTAA
- a CDS encoding alpha/beta hydrolase gives MPSSPRLAFAANPIAVLQEQPIVTKGDSWINARPEGLCLALLASMLTSMLTSVLTSVLASVLATCAAAAPAADQFFDSDGVTIRYVDQGPRDGEPLLLIHGFAANIEFQWGPILPTLTKERRVVAFDCRGHGKSDKPRHAEAYGLNMVKDAERLLAHLKIEQADVLGYSMGAGLAGRFAMLYPQRTRSLVMGGAGLMPDAAFTAVFTELATTLEKQGSMAPLVRALTPPGAPQPSNFQVRSADMVMMGMNDSRALAAMVRGFLPMLAADAKEPPEHWRQITAPTLAIVGGADPLAPSVRRSVAMLPDAKLVVIPQADHVTAVLAPQFVKSVDEFLDAVPAATP, from the coding sequence TTGCCTTCGAGCCCCCGGCTCGCCTTCGCGGCAAACCCAATCGCCGTTCTGCAGGAGCAGCCGATCGTGACCAAGGGAGATTCCTGGATCAACGCCCGCCCGGAGGGGCTGTGCCTGGCGCTGCTCGCGTCGATGCTCACGTCGATGCTCACGTCGGTGCTCACGTCGGTGCTCGCGTCGGTGCTCGCCACGTGCGCCGCCGCCGCCCCCGCGGCCGATCAGTTCTTCGACTCCGACGGCGTGACGATCCGGTACGTCGACCAGGGTCCGCGGGACGGCGAGCCGCTGCTGTTGATCCACGGCTTCGCGGCGAACATCGAGTTCCAGTGGGGACCGATCTTGCCGACTCTGACGAAGGAGCGACGGGTCGTCGCCTTCGACTGCCGCGGCCACGGCAAAAGCGACAAGCCGCGCCATGCCGAGGCGTACGGACTGAACATGGTGAAGGACGCCGAGCGGTTGCTTGCGCACTTGAAGATCGAACAGGCCGACGTCCTGGGATACTCGATGGGCGCCGGGCTCGCGGGGCGCTTCGCGATGCTCTATCCCCAGCGGACCCGGTCGCTGGTGATGGGGGGCGCGGGATTGATGCCCGACGCGGCGTTCACCGCCGTCTTCACCGAACTGGCGACGACGCTCGAGAAGCAAGGGAGCATGGCCCCGCTCGTGCGGGCGCTCACCCCCCCCGGAGCGCCGCAGCCGAGCAACTTCCAGGTGCGCAGCGCCGACATGGTGATGATGGGGATGAACGACTCGCGGGCGCTGGCCGCCATGGTCCGCGGTTTTTTGCCGATGCTGGCCGCCGACGCGAAGGAGCCGCCGGAGCATTGGCGGCAAATCACGGCGCCGACGCTGGCAATCGTCGGCGGCGCCGATCCGTTGGCCCCCAGCGTCCGCCGGTCGGTGGCGATGTTGCCGGACGCGAAGCTGGTCGTCATCCCCCAAGCCGACCACGTGACGGCCGTCCTGGCGCCGCAGTTCGTCAAGTCGGTCGACGAGTTCCTCGACGCCGTGCCGGCGGCGACCCCCTGA